TTTCTAAATAAACTCTCACCTCTCCCTAATTATTCAAATTGGAACGAAACTAGAAGGTGTGAAGAACAGTAGTTTTAGTGCGACCATGTGGCTTAGTATATCGATGAGTTTGATATGCCTTTTAATTTCAACACTATTGGTGCAGGTAATTGGGTATTATGAGGAAAATTTTGCTGTAGTTGTTCGAGAAAAAAGAGAAGTTCTTCCCATATTATCATCATTCTTTTTAAATAATTATACCTTAATTTGGTTTTTGCCTATTTGCGCATTAGTTATGTTAGTAATTGCTCATGTTAAAAAAAAGATTCAAAATGATTTTTTGATTAGTTATGTTATCATTTGCCTAGGGTGTTCATTATTGCTTGTACTATCAATCATCACATATTTTTATTATACATACGGTTCACTTTATGTATAAGGACGTAATTAAAAGGGACCGGTGTCCAAGGAATGGAGTTATAAAGTTTGATAGAGTGTGCGAAGGTGCTCTAGAGCGATTGTTTCTGGAACTTGATTTACGAAAAGAAAATGGATGCTGCGGGGACGACAACCTTGGCCGAACGGAAGCACCTCTGGGGCCTAGATCTCAGCGAAACAGAACAAGGCGCAGGTGGTGTAGGAGGTCTTCTCATGACAGAAGAGACTACCGGGGTGCACGCCGGTACCCATTATTTTACTTATGACGGTAACGGTAACGTCATGAATACCGTGCATAGTGATGGAACTGTTACTGCTACCTATGAGTATGACCCCTTTGGAAAGCTTGTCAGTCAAAGCGGAACTTACGCCCCAGAAAATCCCTTCTGCTTTTCCACCAAACACTACAACCATGAAACAAAGCTAAGTTACTATGGCTACCGCTTCTATCACGCTGATCTAGGAAGGTGGATCAATCGAGATCCTATTGAGGAAGAGGGAGGAATGAATCTTTATGGGTTTGTCTTTAACAACGCCAAGAGTTTTTATGACGTATTAGGAGAAGCTGCAGCATCTAATCATGCTGGAAAGGGTAGTGGTAATTCAGGCTCAGCATCTGGAACCGTCCCGGCTTTTTTTGACGAACTAAAAGATGCTGTTATTAATTCTACTGGTAGCGTTTCTTATTCGAACAGTGTCCCTATAGGGGCAATAGGACCAGCTACTTTTAATTTATCTTTTAGTGCAACAGGAGGCTCACAAGCTTGTTGTGCTGAGGATGGTAAAAAATCAAGAATGGTGGTTGGATCTTTCACAGTCGGAATAGACGGAGGAATAGGGGCGGTGGCTGATGCAAATGGTGAAGGTAGCCAAGCAACACCTGGAAGTAGTTCTGGCGCAAAGGGGGGGACTGGTGGTGGAGTTTCCAGCAACTCTGGCCAATTGCCAAAGTGTGAAACAAAATGGCTTCCCCTTAGTTTTAATATAGACGCTCAAGCAGTAGGCGGTTTAGGAAAACTTGGAGGTGGTTTTATGTCAGCAAGTATTACTCAGCCTGTTGCTTCTTGTGATGCTTCAGCGAATTGCAATTGGACTTATAGCCAAGGCGTTAATGTAGGTATAGGTGATGGTGGTTTTGGTGCTAGGGTGCAGCTTATTGCGACTGGAAGTATTGGCTTCCAGTATTATCTAGAATAAAAACAATAAGATTAACCATGAAAGTGTATGTAACGATATTTAAAACAACAGTATTAACTTGCCTATTGGGTTTTTGGTTTAATCAAAATTCT
The Verrucomicrobiota bacterium DNA segment above includes these coding regions:
- a CDS encoding RHS repeat-associated core domain-containing protein codes for the protein MDAAGTTTLAERKHLWGLDLSETEQGAGGVGGLLMTEETTGVHAGTHYFTYDGNGNVMNTVHSDGTVTATYEYDPFGKLVSQSGTYAPENPFCFSTKHYNHETKLSYYGYRFYHADLGRWINRDPIEEEGGMNLYGFVFNNAKSFYDVLGEAAASNHAGKGSGNSGSASGTVPAFFDELKDAVINSTGSVSYSNSVPIGAIGPATFNLSFSATGGSQACCAEDGKKSRMVVGSFTVGIDGGIGAVADANGEGSQATPGSSSGAKGGTGGGVSSNSGQLPKCETKWLPLSFNIDAQAVGGLGKLGGGFMSASITQPVASCDASANCNWTYSQGVNVGIGDGGFGARVQLIATGSIGFQYYLE